The DNA segment CGAGCGTCTTTCCACCCTGGCTGTGAACTGGTACTAAAGAGTACACCCTTGTAGATCGCGGTACCCAAGGCAGGCAAGATCCCAGTGATCAACACCAGAGCTTCAAACCAGCCGGGTTGAATCCCTAACAAGGCTAACAGCGCTGCAATCGCAAGAGGCAGGGAGTAGGCAGTCAGGCACCAAGTTCCCAAAGACATCGGCGAACTTGGCTTAAACACTCGTAACATGTGATGAAAACGCCACGGGTCCCCCAGATCGAGCACCAGCAACACCAGATCAACAATCAGCAAAAGAAAAGCCAGTGGAAACGCAACGCGTGTCACATTCGAAAACGGTTCCGGGGCAATCAGCTGTGATAATGCTGCAACGAGAAAGAGTCCGGCAGTCAGATTGTTGAACCAGACGTCAAACACGACGAGCCCATGCCAACTCGGCGCCTTCGTAGGGGGCTTCGTCAGGTAATCGCTCGCAGGAGATGGCAGACCGGATTTACGTCGCATTTCACCTTCCCAACACAAGGGTTGCCCAGAGAAAAGCAACGCAAACGACGGCGGTAAAAACGGCGCGAAGATAATCACCCTTCATTTGCAGCCAGGGATTGACCGGAGAGTCAGGAAGCCCATAGACAGCGGGCTCGTCAACCAACAAATAGAACGAGTTCAATTCGGAATAGCCTTCCGTCGCCTGATCGCCATACAAGTAAGCGGCAGTAACCCCGTGTTGATGTAAAGTTTCGACTCGTTCGCGTGCTCGTTGCCGCAGATCTTCGATCAATCCAAAATGAATTGATTCGGTAGGACATGCTTTTGCGCAAGCGGGTTCTAACTGGTCTCGCTGGCGATCATAACAAAGCGTGCATTTATGCGCATGCCCATCGAAGGTCGCGCGACCGATCACTCCAAATGGACAAGCAGCCACACAGTAAGAACAGCCGTTACAAATATCCTGTTGTACGTAAATATTCTCAAACTCATTTTGAATCAGCGATCCTGTCGGGCATGCCTGTTGGCAAGGGGCCGTGACACAATGCTTACACACATCGCTCATCATCAGCCATCGGCCAGGACGATCTTGATCGGTGGACAACAAATCGAGTGGATTAACAGATGAGTCGCCCCTCGCGGGCGTATCCACTGCAGGTTCAATCAATTGCTCGATAAATTTGACATGTCGCCAAGAGGTGGCTGATAAGTCAGCCGTATTATCATGGCTGTTCCCCGTCCAATGGAATCCGTCGGCAGGCAATTGGTTCCACTGTTTGCAGGCAACCTCACACGCCTTGCATCCGATGCACACCGACGTATCGGTAAAGAATCCGGTGGCAGGCTGTGGCTCAGGCGCTCGTCCTCGCCTAAACGGCTTCAGCGCATAATCGATTATCATCGCCAAGCGACTGGGTGAGTGCTCAGCACCTGAGGCCAGCTCAGACAGGCTTTTCTCTCTACTGACCACGTTTAAATTTTCCCTCGGGTTGAGCATGCGGAGGCGTATCGGGAACCGGCTCTTCCGTAGGCCAGCTCGCGATGGATTTGGTGGGATTCGGCGAACGGTGTTGCTCAGATCGACCAGCGCGCACTTGGCAGGTAAATGCCTTACTTTCGTGAATGCTAATATTGGGTTCGCCGAGCAAAGAGGTGAGTTGATTGGCCGTATCCCCCACCGTTTCTCCCGCGAAAGCCCAATGAAACGGAATGCCGATTTGATGCACAACTCGACCATTAATGGTGAGTGGTCGCAATCGCCGCGTCACCATCGCGCGAGCCTGAATTCGTCCACGTGCTGATTGAACAGTCAGCCAACTACCAGGATCAATTCCCTTTTCCGCCGCCAACTCATGACTTAATTCAACAAACATTTCAGGCTGCAACTCATTCAGCCAACTATTAAAGCGACTCATCGGTCCGCTCAGGAAATGTTCCGTAAGTCGAAAGGTGGTCGCGACAATCGGATACTCATCGGTTGGCGATGAGGCCAGGGGATTTAACGGTCCCGGAAACATCTCGACGACAGGGCTGCTCCTTTGATCGGGATAAAGCAGATTTTCAACCGGAGCCTCAATGGGTTCATAATGCACCGGCAGCGGGCCATCTTTCAGCCCAGTCGGCGCGAACAACCAACCCAATCCATCACTCTTCATGATGAACGGATTGTGACCACCGATCGCCGCCATCCCGGTAGATCCGTTGGGGGGACGATAATCGGGAGACTTGTCGATCTCAAAATCCGGCACATCTTTGCCAACCCATTTTTGCGTGGCTTCGTCCCACCAAATCAACTTTTTCCGTTCTGACCAGGGTTTCCCAGCGGGGTCAGCTGACGCTCGGTTGTAGAGAACCCGACGATTGGCGGGCCAGGCAAATCCCCAACTCGATTCAACGGAATCATGCTTGCGTAATCGTTCGCGCGATCGATTTCGACCAGGGCTCGGAAATACGCCACTGTAGATCCAACATCCGCAGGCACTTGAACCATCATCTTTGAGTTCGGAAAAGCCTGCTAACAACCGAGGCTCGCCTGTCTGCGGATCGATTTCAGTAAGCGATCGACCGTTGATCTCCTGTAGAACTCGTTCTAGATCAGGTTCGCCATCGATTTGGCTGAGCGATCCATCCGGTAGTCGCGGTGGCTGTCGAAAATCGTACTCCCAGGTAAGGTTGAGCAACGGCTGGTCCTTGGGATCCGTCGAGCCGGCATAAAGCCGCTTTAACTGTTTTCCCAACTCGTAAATGAACCAGGCATCCGATCGACTCTCGCCTGCCGGATCTCGCGCCTTATCGTGCCATTGAATCAAACGTTGTGTGTTGGTCAGACTGCCTTCTTTTTCAGGAGCCGCAGCGACAGGAATGAAAAACACCTCGGTCTTAATGTCCTCGGCAGGAGGTCCCTGGGGATCATCTTTCCAGAACACCGAGCTTTCCGTCTCGAACCAATCTAAGACAACAAGCCAATCTAGATTACGCAATCCTTCCTGATGCAACATCGCATTCGGACCACCCCCTGCCGGATTCTGACCGAACAAGAAATAGCCTTCCAGCTCACCTCGCGACATCCGATCGAAAGAGGCAAGTTGCGAGTAGTTCGCATCAAGTCGAGGCAACCAGGAAAAACCATAATCGTTTTCTGGAGTCGCTGCATCTCCGTACCAAGCCTTCAGTAGACTGACAATAAACTTGCGAAAATTGGACCAATAACCGGTCGATTGTGCAGCACTATCGACATACGCATCGAGCGTCTCATGGTGTGACTCTGCGATTGGCTGCGGCAAATAACCTGGCAGCAAATCGTAAAGTGTCGCCAAGTCGGTCGACCCTTGAATGGTCGAGTGACCACGCATGGCCATAATCCCGCCGCCAGGCCGCCCGATGTTGCCCAACAACAACTGCAAAATCCCGGCTGCTCGAATCAGTTGGACTCCCGTGCTGTGCTGGGTCCAGCCCAGCGCATAGACAATCGCACTGGTGCGTTCGCGTCCCGAGTTGCGGCAGAGCGTTTCTGCAACCCGAATTAACTGCTCAGGAGTACAACCGCAGATTTCCGCTGCCATCTCCGGCGTGTAGCGAGCAAAATGTCGCTTCAAGATCTGAAATACACAATTGGGATGCTCAAGCGTAGGATCCCGCAAAGGCTCTCCGTCGTCAGATCGGGAGTAGTGCCAGCCCCCCTTCTTTGCGTCGTAACCTCGCGAAGTCTCGTCGGACTGAAACCCACTGAACAGCCCATCCAAATCCTCGGTCCCTTGAAACCGTTCATCGATCATTGATGAAGCGTTCGTGTAGTTCAACACATATTCTTTGAACCATTGTTCGCTTTCGATGACGTAATTGATCAAGCCCCCAAGAAAGGCGATATCGGTACCGGCTCGAATGTCCACAAACACATCACACAGGGCAGAAGTGCGCGTATAACGAGGATCAACGTGCATCAATGTCGCACCATTCTCTTTTGCTTTCATCGGCCAGCGAAAGCCAACAGGATGTGCCTCTGCCATATTCGAGCCCATGAACAGGACACTATCGCTGTGCGCCAGGTCTTGCTGATAGGTCGTCGCCGCACCACGCCCAAACGAAGTGCCCAGACCGGGCACGGATGAGCTATGTCATATTCGCGCCTGGTTTTCGATCCCCACGATTCCCAGCCCGCCAGTAAACAACTTTTTGAGCAGGTAATTCTCCTCGTTGTCAATCGTTGCACCACCCAGACTACCGACTCGCCGTACTGAATTCAGTCGCCGCCCCGTCTGATCGCAAGCGGTAAAGTCTTTGTCTCGGGAGGTTTTGACTCGCAAGGCAATCTGCTTTATCGCCCAATCCATCGTCTTCTGCTCCCAACGGTCCGAGTAAGGCGCACGATAAAGTACGTGTGTAACCCGATGGGGATTGACCGCGAGTTGAAACGCATTCGCTCCCTTCGGACAAAGTGTTCCTTCGCTGATTGGATTGTCAGGGTCACCCTCAATATCGATGATCTGACCTGCCTTCGTATAAACAAGCTGACCACAACCAACCGCACAATACGGGCAAATCGTTTCCGAGACGGCCGCCCCACGCAACCGGGAATACTTGGTCGCGGTCTGCGGACTGTAAGGTTGACGAGAAGAATCAGATCGGTTCGTTCGACGGAACATTGCCAGGCTTTCTGAGTCGCGGTACATGCATCGTTGAATCGAATTCGATCCAGTTGAATTTCATCGTAAACTTTTCCGCTCTGCATGTCTGCAGCACCTGCGGCAAGACAGCGAACAGTCACCTTCCCGGCAGAAAGCTTATCGAGGAACCAATCATCCATTTGAATTCCCCATCGATCGCCAGCAAGGTCGCAACAAGACCAAGCATTGTGGCACCAACGAATCCGCAGCAGAACTCAGCAGAAACAGTCCATCGGCAAGCGTTCAAGCGGAACATAAAACGGTAAGTGCTCACTCCACTTAATCCTCGGGATGGGTAGAATAGTGAACATGAAAAACTTGTCACATCTGACGCAACCGGCCTTCGTCCTGCTACTCACGACCGCGATCGTCCTCGCCGACGCAACACTCCGGCAGGCCGATGAAACACCTCGTGCGCCGAAAAATCCCGCTGACCTGATGAAACAGGATCGGTTCACATTCGTACGTGTGGAGTACGACAGCAGCGGCGGCTTTGGGGAGTCTTGGTATCGCTATGAGGGTCGCGACTGGGAACGGTGGGAAACCGATTTCCCCCGAGCCGAACGTAACCTACTTTTTCGACTCACCGAATTAACGTCGCTGTCGATTAATCCAGAACCTATCTCACTGCGACTGACCGACTCCCGAATCTTCGACTATCCCTTCCTATTCATGAGTGACGTCGGATGGCAAGTCTTGTCACGGCAAGAGAAAGGCCAACTACATCGCTATCTTAAACGAGGAGGTTTTCTGTGGGTCGATGATTTCTGGGGGGCCGCCGAGTGGAAAAACTTCTACGAAAACACATCCGATTTGGCAGCGGATTGGCATTGGAAAGAAATCCCCCCGGAACACGCTTTGATGTCAATTGTCTATCCGCTGGAGAAATGCCCACAAATCCCCGCTCGCATTTTCTACGCACAACGAAAATTGAGTTACGACCCGCCAGAGATTCACCGACGGCCCAATGGAGGAGTACCCGACCTGAGCCAAGTTCATTTCATGGGTTTGTTCGATGGCGAAGGACAGTTGATGGCAGTTGCTACCCACAACACGGATATTGCGGATGGCTGGGAACGTGAAGGAGAGTCCCAAGAATTCTTCAACAAATTTTCCATTCAGTCCTATGCCATGGCAATCAACATCATTGTGTATGCTCAAACTCACTGAAACGCGTACCGATTGAGCAGCTCAATCAGTCCCCGCTAACCGTCCAACGAAATAAATCGCGCTGGCCGCCCGTTGTTTCTTGCCACATGAGCACCCCATTCGAGCAAGGTACGACTGCAATCATCTCGTTCAATCGTCAATTCAATCAAGCTCAATCCATCGTGTGCAACGGCCTTCGTGATCGCCTCATCCAACTCACCTTCGGTCTCAACGCGGCAACTCCATCCGCGTCCGTCCTCGGCATTGAAAACATCCACTAAACCGGCGTAGTCCCAATTCTTGATGTAGTTATAGGGACCATCGTGAATCTCGACCTCAATGGTATAGCCACGATTATTGATCAAAAAGATAATCGGATTCACACCGCAACGAATCATCGTTGAGACTTCCTGTGCGGTCATCTGGAAAGAACCGTCACCGATCATGGCAAGCACACGACGTTGAGGACTCCCTAGCGCGTAGCCAAGCGTCGCTCCCACGGACCAACCGATGGAACCATATTGCATTTGAATTGCAAATTCACAATCTTCGGGCAACTTCAACGCCATTCCGTTGAACCAGGAGTCGCCCGTTTCTGCGACTAAGGCTGACTTTTCATCGATCAGGTTTTGGATTCGCGAGAACAGTTGGCCAGTCGTCAATGGAACATCAGCTCCCTCAGGAGAAGGCCACTTCTGTTCAGTACGAAAACGATTGTATGCGGTCAACGACGTTTTGTTTTGCTTGACCTGCGGCGTGAGCGCTTTGAGGAAATCATTCAAAAATACATTGCTAAAGTTTTTTCCGCCTAAGCGGACGCTATCTGCCTTTGCTTCGATAAGTTTTTTGCTGTCGACCAAGATGGTATGACCAACCGTCGTGTAGTCACTGAACGTTCCCCCGGCAAACAAATAACAATCAGCAGAATCAACCACCTCACTGCAGCCGGGCGAGCTGACGGCGCCCCAATAGGTACCCATTGAACTAGGATGCTGTTCAGAGAAAAGTCCCTTGGCATTCGGCATCGCTGCGACCGCGTAGCCAGCTGCATCCGCCAACTCAGTAAACGCCTGCTGAGCTTTATAAGGACCAATTTTCACGCCGGCCACCAAAACGGGCTTCGTCGCACCATTCAACATCTCTGCGGCTGCCTCCACTGCCGCGGCAAGTGAATCGGGGTCACTCTGAGGCGGCTGACCAAAAGTGCGAGCTTGAGGGGCAGAGGTCGGAGCATTGGCGATGTTACAAGCAACTTCGATGTAAACCGGCTTGCGAAGCGTCAGTGCTTTGTCGATCACTTCGTCAATTTGACTCGGAGCATCCGCCGGATGCTGAATCACCACTGCGTCGGCAGTCACCTTTGAAAAAATTTCTCGCTGATAACCGTAATCCACCTTACCGATGGTGTGATGCAACAATTCATACTCGGATTCGGAATTGGTATTCGGTCCACCGGAAATCGCAATCACGGGTAAATCTTCCGCGTATGCCCCAGCGACCGCATTCAGTGCGCTCAAACCGCCAACACTGAAAGTGACCACAACTGCCGATGCACCGCCGGTAGCACGCGCGTATCCATCAGCAGCATAACCTGCGTTCAATTCGTTACAGCAACCCACCATTTGCAGATCGGGGTTTGCGATCAATTCATCAAGCAACACCAGGTTGTAATCGCCAGGCACGGCAAAGTAGTGCTTCAATCCAATCTGTTGCAATCGAGCCGCGAGATACCGGCCAACGGTCCAATTTTCCATATCTGATTCTCTCCTCATCAAGATTCTCTATTCAGCGACAGGGGGCAAAAACCGCTTCGGCACGGGGTGCGTCGAGTCTCCCGATGTTTTGTTACGCACATGTTACACCAGCCAATGCTCTCCCCCAAGATGCTCACGAATCAATCGATCGGTCGATGCAAACAAATCGATTCGGCGGGTACGATGATTAGCCTCTTTTTCCACCAAAAAACCGCTTACAGGTGTGAGAAACTGAGCTCCATCAACGACCGGAGAGAAAAGGTCGTGTCGACCCTGATCATTGCAGCCAATTACGAAGCAGCAACAGAACAACCACCCAACCTGCTTCTAACCCACTCACCATTCCAGCCGGTAACGTAGAACCTTCGCTCCTCGACCGATATCCTCGGGCAAAAGATACAACGTATCTTGATACCAAGCGAGCCCTTCGTTCGTAACGGGCCGACTCACGTCACTTCGATCCGCAAAATAATGATTGGTATGGATCACGCCTTGAGCCAAATCAATCAACTGCAGATTGGCTTTCCCCCTTTGCCGTGATTTATCGATACCACCAGCAATGATCCATGCACGATCGGACAAGCGAGCAAACTTCCAATCTTGAATGGCAAAGCGAGAAACGGGGCTTTTCGCAAACATCTGTCGAAAGCCCATCCGTTTGATCAACTGCCCATCTTTCGACCAAAGATAAACCTGCTTCGTATCCCAATTCGCCCCTAACAGGCGGCCATCACCAGCACCAGCCCGACAAACGGCACCAATATGATCGTCGACTTCAAAACAAGTCTCCGCTTTTAAGTCGGACAACGGACGTCTCGAATCCAAATTGTATCCACAGATCAAGGATGGACCTGCCGGCCGACTGGTGGATAAGGGGATCCAATACATTCCCTGCTCATCACGGTCAAATCCCCCCGGATGATCAAGACGTTTGCCGTTGACTTCACGAGGTGCCAAATCGACGTATTCAAATCGCGCGGAAGCATCACGGCGGTCTAACCTCAACAAAAAAGCGCGTTTGGGCTTGGCTTCGCATCGCCCGGTAATCAGATAGTGATCATCAGAAACAACGAGACCTTGACAATGAATTTTGACCGATTGCCCGTTGATTTCAAACGGGGGAAGAACATCGGCCCCCATGTAGTGGAAGCGAGCCGGACTGGCCGTCGCGCCGTCGACCCAAACACCGCTGGCAAGCAGCAACAAACTACAGATTGTGGTTTGAAAAGAACGGCACATTCTGTCCCTGCGTCTAGATCAATTCTCGGATTGGTTGACCATTTTCTTGAACCGCGTAGCGAGGACGGCCGCTGAAATCCGCGTAAGTCGTATTCAAGGGGACACCAAAGTGATGAAAGATCGTCGCGGACAAATCACCGGGAGTCACCGGTCGCTCACGTATGTGGCCGCCGTCAAACTCAGTGCTGCCAATCACTTGCCCATGCCGCAATCCCCCACCCGCCAT comes from the Pirellulaceae bacterium genome and includes:
- the nrfD gene encoding polysulfide reductase NrfD; its protein translation is MRRKSGLPSPASDYLTKPPTKAPSWHGLVVFDVWFNNLTAGLFLVAALSQLIAPEPFSNVTRVAFPLAFLLLIVDLVLLVLDLGDPWRFHHMLRVFKPSSPMSLGTWCLTAYSLPLAIAALLALLGIQPGWFEALVLITGILPALGTAIYKGVLFSTSSQPGWKDARWLGSYLTSSAFLLGSALFVVLAIWMKQDRAIEILRPTLVGLLLLNGVTIGLLLVGLRDSFGSFDLRSKHWLIGLATFVGGYFMPLVLIAMVGRSTLLAAACLIIFAALISRYQLIQLPEAAAHRQAGAAVDPIQDSDRSTGRLA
- a CDS encoding 4Fe-4S dicluster domain-containing protein, producing MVSREKSLSELASGAEHSPSRLAMIIDYALKPFRRGRAPEPQPATGFFTDTSVCIGCKACEVACKQWNQLPADGFHWTGNSHDNTADLSATSWRHVKFIEQLIEPAVDTPARGDSSVNPLDLLSTDQDRPGRWLMMSDVCKHCVTAPCQQACPTGSLIQNEFENIYVQQDICNGCSYCVAACPFGVIGRATFDGHAHKCTLCYDRQRDQLEPACAKACPTESIHFGLIEDLRQRARERVETLHQHGVTAAYLYGDQATEGYSELNSFYLLVDEPAVYGLPDSPVNPWLQMKGDYLRAVFTAVVCVAFLWATLVLGR
- the fdnG gene encoding formate dehydrogenase-N subunit alpha; the encoded protein is MFRRTNRSDSSRQPYSPQTATKYSRLRGAAVSETICPYCAVGCGQLVYTKAGQIIDIEGDPDNPISEGTLCPKGANAFQLAVNPHRVTHVLYRAPYSDRWEQKTMDWAIKQIALRVKTSRDKDFTACDQTGRRLNSVRRVGSLGGATIDNEENYLLKKLFTGGLGIVGIENQARIUHSSSVPGLGTSFGRGAATTYQQDLAHSDSVLFMGSNMAEAHPVGFRWPMKAKENGATLMHVDPRYTRTSALCDVFVDIRAGTDIAFLGGLINYVIESEQWFKEYVLNYTNASSMIDERFQGTEDLDGLFSGFQSDETSRGYDAKKGGWHYSRSDDGEPLRDPTLEHPNCVFQILKRHFARYTPEMAAEICGCTPEQLIRVAETLCRNSGRERTSAIVYALGWTQHSTGVQLIRAAGILQLLLGNIGRPGGGIMAMRGHSTIQGSTDLATLYDLLPGYLPQPIAESHHETLDAYVDSAAQSTGYWSNFRKFIVSLLKAWYGDAATPENDYGFSWLPRLDANYSQLASFDRMSRGELEGYFLFGQNPAGGGPNAMLHQEGLRNLDWLVVLDWFETESSVFWKDDPQGPPAEDIKTEVFFIPVAAAPEKEGSLTNTQRLIQWHDKARDPAGESRSDAWFIYELGKQLKRLYAGSTDPKDQPLLNLTWEYDFRQPPRLPDGSLSQIDGEPDLERVLQEINGRSLTEIDPQTGEPRLLAGFSELKDDGSSACGCWIYSGVFPSPGRNRSRERLRKHDSVESSWGFAWPANRRVLYNRASADPAGKPWSERKKLIWWDEATQKWVGKDVPDFEIDKSPDYRPPNGSTGMAAIGGHNPFIMKSDGLGWLFAPTGLKDGPLPVHYEPIEAPVENLLYPDQRSSPVVEMFPGPLNPLASSPTDEYPIVATTFRLTEHFLSGPMSRFNSWLNELQPEMFVELSHELAAEKGIDPGSWLTVQSARGRIQARAMVTRRLRPLTINGRVVHQIGIPFHWAFAGETVGDTANQLTSLLGEPNISIHESKAFTCQVRAGRSEQHRSPNPTKSIASWPTEEPVPDTPPHAQPEGKFKRGQ
- a CDS encoding DUF4159 domain-containing protein, which translates into the protein MKNLSHLTQPAFVLLLTTAIVLADATLRQADETPRAPKNPADLMKQDRFTFVRVEYDSSGGFGESWYRYEGRDWERWETDFPRAERNLLFRLTELTSLSINPEPISLRLTDSRIFDYPFLFMSDVGWQVLSRQEKGQLHRYLKRGGFLWVDDFWGAAEWKNFYENTSDLAADWHWKEIPPEHALMSIVYPLEKCPQIPARIFYAQRKLSYDPPEIHRRPNGGVPDLSQVHFMGLFDGEGQLMAVATHNTDIADGWEREGESQEFFNKFSIQSYAMAINIIVYAQTH
- a CDS encoding thiamine pyrophosphate-binding protein — translated: MENWTVGRYLAARLQQIGLKHYFAVPGDYNLVLLDELIANPDLQMVGCCNELNAGYAADGYARATGGASAVVVTFSVGGLSALNAVAGAYAEDLPVIAISGGPNTNSESEYELLHHTIGKVDYGYQREIFSKVTADAVVIQHPADAPSQIDEVIDKALTLRKPVYIEVACNIANAPTSAPQARTFGQPPQSDPDSLAAAVEAAAEMLNGATKPVLVAGVKIGPYKAQQAFTELADAAGYAVAAMPNAKGLFSEQHPSSMGTYWGAVSSPGCSEVVDSADCYLFAGGTFSDYTTVGHTILVDSKKLIEAKADSVRLGGKNFSNVFLNDFLKALTPQVKQNKTSLTAYNRFRTEQKWPSPEGADVPLTTGQLFSRIQNLIDEKSALVAETGDSWFNGMALKLPEDCEFAIQMQYGSIGWSVGATLGYALGSPQRRVLAMIGDGSFQMTAQEVSTMIRCGVNPIIFLINNRGYTIEVEIHDGPYNYIKNWDYAGLVDVFNAEDGRGWSCRVETEGELDEAITKAVAHDGLSLIELTIERDDCSRTLLEWGAHVARNNGRPARFISLDG